DNA sequence from the Gopherus evgoodei ecotype Sinaloan lineage unplaced genomic scaffold, rGopEvg1_v1.p scaffold_31_arrow_ctg1, whole genome shotgun sequence genome:
ATGTGAATCTATTACACTGGTGCTGAGCTCTCCAGCTCAGGAGGGCCCAGCGCTGGCCCCAGGCAGGCTGTATAACCAGTCCCTGCCCTCAAGGGGTTACAGTCTATATGGACTAAGGGTAGGAAGAGAAGCAAAGGCAGGAAGGGACTTGCAGGAAATCAGCAGAagaactaggaatagaacccaggagtcctgacttccagcccccatgctctaacccactagactccactcccctctcagagctggggctagaacccactgggttagggtgaccagttgtcctgattttatagggacggtccagATTTCTGGGTCTCTTTCTTgtctaggctcctattaccccccacccctgtccctatcttttcatacttgctgtctggtcaccctacactgggTGCTTCTGCagaagggctggggaagggagaccgTTCAGAAGCCAGCGAAGACAGCTGGTCATCAGAAGAATCCCAGCATCATTAACGAGGTCCCCTGCTAACGACCCAACGTGGCTGCGCAAGAGCTGCCCAGCAAACATCCATGTCCAGCTCAGGAACCGCTGCTTCCTTCATGTCCTTGTTTGCCCTGGAGAGCGGAAACCCGCCATTTCGGGGGAGGGTTCGGCTGGAAAAGTCGCATCCGTCCCACGCGGCTGTATCTGTATTGACCGGATGCTGAGAGAGTAACCCCAGTCTTTGGTCACCCCAGTTTTAGCCCAGACGACCCAATCTGAGGGGCTTTGTTTATATACACAACGATACCCCCACcaaaaagtgtcccaatttttcacacttgctatctggtcagcccaGCTAAGACACTTTGGCCCAAATGCCCTTAAGTGCTGTGGGGAATCGCAAGGTCACCGCGCGCGTTGCCCGAGCCAGGCTGAGGTGACGGGACAGTTGATGATTTGCAGTGTTTTGGAGAGAGTTAATTTGGCATTTTTCGCCAGTGATCTGTCCCCACCAGCCCCTTCCAGTTGTTTTTGGATGAAGCAGAAGCAGAAGGGACCGAGAGAGGACAGCTGTGATCACTGGCTCTGAGCTCCAGGACAGCCCAGACCATGGGAATCTCAAACACTTCTGCAGGCTTGTCCCACCCACTCCATCCTGCCCCAGCGGGGGGCTCCACGCCCTATAGAGCCCCCAGCCCGCCTTGTCCTGCCCCCTCCATCCTGCCCCAGCGGGTGGCTCCACATCCCATACAGCCCCCAGCCCGCCCTGTCCCACCCCCTTCATCCTGCCCCAGTGGGGGGCTCCATGTCCcatacagcccccagcccacCCTGTCCCGCCCCCTTCATCCTGCCCCAGTGGAGGGCTCCATGTCCcatacagcccccagcccacCCTGTCCCGCCCCCTTCATCCTGCCCCAGCGGGGGCTCCACACCCCATAGAGCCTCCAGCCCgccctgtcccaccccctccATCCTGCCCCAGCGGGGCGCTCCAAGCCCTATAGAGCCCCCAGCCTGCCTTGTCCCGCCCCCTTcatcctgccccagcagggggctccACGTCCCATACAGCCCCCAGCCCGCCCTGTCCCGCCCCCTTcatcctgccccagcagggggctccACATCCCATACAGCCCCCAGCCCGCCCTGTCCCGCCCCCTTCACCCTGCCCCAGCGGCGGGCTCCACGTCCCATACATCCCCCAGCCCGCCCTGTCCCGCCCCCTTCATCCTGCCCCAGCGGGGGGCTCCACGTCCcatacagcccccagcctgccctgtccCGCCCCCTTCATCCTGCCCCAGCGAGAGGCTCCAcgccccatcctgccccagcaGGGTGGCTCCACGCCCCATAGAGCCTCCAGCCCACCCTGTCCCACCCCCTCCATCCTGCCCCAGTGGGGGGCTCCATGCCCCATACAGCCCCCAGCCCGCCCTGTCCTGCTCCAGCGGGGGGGGCGTATCCCATACACCCCCTGGCCCTCCCTGTCCTGCTGCCTGCATCTTGCCCCAGCGGGGGGCTCCACATCCGATTCACACCCCCACTCACCTTGTCCTGCCCCATCCTGTCCCAGCAGGGAGCGCCACACCTCATACACCCCCTCCAGcccaccctgtcctgcccctccatCCTGCCCCATTGGGGGGGGCTCACATCATTCACCTACCCCCGTACCCCTCACCTGGCAGGAGTCAGTGCCCCCGTGGACCACACCGGCACAGATCATGTTGGGGGTGATGCGGTTGGGGTGGCTGTGCTGACACTGGGCGTCAGCCAGAACCGTGATATTCCCACAGAGTAGGACGTCGGAGTGCAGCAGCTGGCGGGTGCAGAGAGGCTGGTCGGGAGACTTGTGGGCTGCGGGAGAGACAGTGGGTGAGAGTCTCCTGAGGTCTAGGAAATGCTCAGCCCAGGCTGGATCCAGGAGGTCTATGTGGGGCTCTTATCTATCTACATATCTATATATCtctatacaccccctctatctatccccatacaccctatCTATCCATCCGCAGACACCAcgtctatccatctatctatccatccgcagacactccctctatctatctatctatctatccatccgcagacacccccctctatctatccatccatctattcccccccccttctatctatctaggGCCCCTTTCTCTTGTAGCATCTATCTCTGGGTGACAGCCTGGTGCCTCTCACTGCTTTAGTGTAGGCTCCTAGGGGAAGAACACAGCTTCAGCCGATGGATTCCCCTTCATCCGcatcccagggtatgtctacactacccactgaaCAACGGGTAGTTATccatctatcagggatcaatgtATTGCATCTCGTCTGGATGCGATacatcaatccccgaacgcgctccctgtcgactctggaactccaccagggcgagaggcggaagtggagttgaCTGGGGAGCGGCAGCTGTCGATCCCGCGCCTCGAGGATGCGAAGTAAATCAGTCTAAATCAAAGATACGTCGACTTCGGCTATGCTGTTCTCGTAGCTGAAATTGCGgatcttagatcaattccccccacccccaatgtagaccagccccaGATTCCTGTCTCATGCTCCAGCTCTTTTGCTGAGCtcctagattcatagagtttaggCCAGAGGGGATTGTTCGAtcgtctagtctgatctcctgtatagcaGAGGTCAGAGACTCTCATTCCATTACCCTGCACTACGCCCGAAGACTTTAATTAGACCAACACATTTCAGTTCTCAGGAGATGAAAGTGCtaagtgccacaggcagagaacaggagagattgaggtgCTACCAAAGCAGAAGATCATGGTAACTGCAGGGAATTCATCACCTGAGACCCACGCCCCACATTGCAGAGGGCGGCAAAAAGTCCACCCATGGTTTCTGCCAATCCAACTTGGGGAAAATCTCTCCTTGACTCCAAATCTGGAGATCAGCTGAACCCTGAGGAGGTTGCTTTTTGGGGGATCCTCATTCAAAAAATGGCGATTTGTTGAAACTGAATCTTTCCCGGCAACAAGGCTGTGGATGCGATAAATTTCCCAGTTTGCTAATTCTGGAGATAAAACACCATTCAAAGTGGTGGAAGGGTCGGTCCCCTTTTGACATTTTCCCAGCAGGACTCACCAGGGTTTTTTTCACTTCAAAAAaccacttttcatttcaaaattgaaatgaaaaaaaatttaaactcaaAATTGAAATCCTGGATTTTTCATTTGGGAAAGTTCAAAATTGAAAACCAAATCAGATTTGTTTTCACCCTGCTGCCACTTTTTGGCTTGGGAAAGTTTGAAATGGAAACACAAATTGGATTTTGATCTTTCCCCTAAGATTTTCAGCTTGGGAAAATTTTCGAGATCTCAAGATTGTTCAAAATCTCCCAAATTTGCCTGGGACTGGAACCCATTTCATAGAATTATCACAGGGCGTAAGATCAGAAAAAAATGCCAGATCATATTCTGAGCTGGACAATCCAGGCCAGAGAAGTTCTCCCAGTTCCCTCTGTCCTCAGCTCAATAATTTAGGTTTAATGGAAGCATTTTAGAGATGGGCCTCCAGGCTAGATTAGAAGATGCCAAGCACAGGAGAATACACCATAGAACCATAGTACcgcagggttagaagggactgcacgggtcagctagtccaatctcttgccaagatgcaggattaaTTGtgtctaaatcatcccagacagacGTTGTCCAGCCTCCTCTCAAAACCTCCCAATGAAGGAGCTTCCACGACCTCCCTGGGCATCTGGTCCATTGCCCGACTGCTCTAACAGTTAGGCAGTTTTTCTTGTGGTTTAATCtaaatctagggtgaccagacagcaagtgtgaaaaattgggacagcagtggggggtaataggatcctatataacagtggtccccaaccttttagTCTGGTGGGCACCAGATGATGGACCACTGTGGTGGTggagcacccgctgaaatgccgccgaatttccgcggcatttcagtggcgacacctctcgatgacgccacttgccgttgacaagtgatgtcattgagaggcgACCCTGCTGAAAagccacagaaattcggcggcattttggcaggtgctctcccgggggccaggacgcgggcgcattaagatgcccccgcgggcgccatggcacccacgggcgcCGCATTGGGAACCCctgctatataagaaaaagacccaaaaattgggactgtccctataaaatcgagacatctggtcaccctatctaaatctgctctgctgtagtttgacCCCGTTGTctcttgttctgccctctgtggcgagagagaacaacttttctccatctcttaTATGGCAGCTTTTCAAGTATGTGAAGGGACCTCCTTTCTATACACagtactgggtttacaatggtgccacgGCACCCGGACCAtgggcctgccccctgctgcgccctgaggccctgcccaccaCTCGCTTCTCTCCGCTCCAACACTGTGTGACCAGTGGTGGGGCTTCGGGGGAAAGAGGCCGGGGGGTGGGCAGGGTCTCAAGGCAGAGTGCAGGTGGGTGTCAGGGGGAAGAGGCCGAGTGAGAGAGGGAGCTGGGCCTCAGTGCAGAGGGACCATGGTCCAGGAACCggagtgaccaaaactggacacagtcctccagctgaAGCTTCACCAGCACCGAGGACAGCGGTGCTATCACTCCCCCTGACTTGCAGGCAATGCCTCTGTTAACACAACCTACAACTGCATTCACTTGTTTGGCACCAGCATGGCATTGCTGACTCCAGCGGAGATTCTGatccaccccagctcccagatcCTTCACGCCCCTCCCTGGGAAGTTTGcttcaatggttaatcacccttcCTGGTAAAAACCTGGGccttgttttgggttttttgggggttgtttgtgcTCCTCTACCTTTCTGGAAGACGCTGCTGCCCCACCCGGAAAGCACACAGGTCGAATCGGGCCTGGGGCAGTTCCTGGGCAGCGGGAGCGGCTTGACATCGCGGTTCAGGATGGCCGGCGCCAGGAGTTTCACCAGCATGATGTTGTTCTGGCTGGTGCTTCTGTTGTACAAGGGGTGCGGGATGAGCCGGGAGCTTATGATCAGCTGCTCTGACCAGTCTAGATGCCAGAGGTTGTGCTCCCCGAGGCGGACGTTCAGGGTGCTGCAGTAGAAAAGAACCGTGGTCACGGGGTACATGGCTGCGTGAAGCGCCGGCCACACTGAAGCCCAGGGCAAAACTCCACTTGACTGTGAGGGGGCCAGGATGGCACCCATAGGAGGCCAGGAAGTACCCTCCAGTCTAAGCCCCCTGCACAGCCCAGTCCAGAGACCCTCCCACACAGATTTCTGCCTCCAGCGCAGGTCGAGCTAGAGCACCCTCAATGCATCCTTGAGGGAGGTTCTCCGGCCTGAGCTATGCAGGAGGGGCAGGATGGATGGGAagaacggtcccttctggccttagaatctatgagaCAATGAAAGGGGTGGAGTAAAGGGCATTTAGACAAGGGGGGAGCTAAGGACGTACATAGACTGCCACACACATATataaggggcagagttaagggcatTCATCTAAGGGGTTGGAGTTAAGAACACACACAAGGAGGAAGAGTTAAGGACACACACTTACCCAAGAGGGTGATGGAGTTAAGGGTATTCATCCAAAGTGGGAGACTTAAAGATAAACATACCTAAGGGGACAGAGTTAAAAGCCACACATccaaaggggcagagttaaggacacATCCACCCAAGGGGTGGTGTTAAAGTCATTCACACCCAAGGGGTGGAGCTAAGGACATTCCCATCCAAAGGGGTGGAGTTAATGTTACTCACACCAAGGGGGTGAATTTAATGTTGCACACACAAGGAGACAGGGTTAAGGGCACACCCACGCACGGGGGTGGTGTTAAGGACACATATACccaaaggggcagagttaagggcagACTGGAGAACCTCCTTCCATTGGAGGAACAGTCCCTGCAGTTCAAAGGATTCCCCCCTGCCGACCAGCCCCTTGACCCTCCCAGCCCATGGACAGACTTACCGGCCGGTGTTGCACCGAGCAGCCGTCACCACCCACTGCCTGTCTATCAGGGTGCCGGTGCACCGGAAACGGACCCCATCAAAAAGCGCCACGATCCATGGATGGGTGTGCTCCTGGCACTGGAAACCCCGCAGCATCCGGGGGTTGTCCTGCGccatggctgcaggggagaggggcaggagttACAGCTGGATGACCAATGGGCATGTCACATGCTCACACATGCGGAAGCCCACCTCCCCAGCACCCACAGACCCCCACAGAGAGAGACaagtacagacacacacactcacccccaGTTACCAACAGCAGCACAAGGCCCAGCAGCTTCATGGTGCTCAGTTGCGGTGAtgggcagggcagaaggctgcTGGTTCTGGTGAGGAGACAGAGAGCGGCTTGTGAATGGAGAATTGACCCCCAGATCCCACAGTCACCCCACAGCCTCCACCCACTTAGACCTGCTGATGGTTCTGATATTGGCATATGAAAAGGATAGcgtctatgggccagatcctcacatAACCTCAACAGAGCAGTGGCCTATTGACCTCacctgggatctggccccattgactccaatggagctacggccaaTTGACCCCAGCCGGGATTCGGCTCCATGGACCCCAATGGAAATTAATTACACCTGTAACCTGCACATCACCAGATGATTTCTGGTCCCCCTTGGCAGCTGGGTACTGCAGATGCTTATGAATCTGCGGCTGGTTCCTCAGCTCAGCAGGCAGACGATCAGTGCTCCAGACCCAGCGTTGCTGAGTGCAATCGGTCAATGAGCCCCCCGCCCACAGACAGGTCTCCACACGCACTAGTCCATGGCCCACCCTCCGCGTTGAGGTAGTGGTGCCTAGTGGAAAGAGCACTAGAGTGGGACTCAGACAACCGGGGTTTTAGTCCCAGTTCTGCTTCTCGCcccatgcctcaatttccccatctgtgcaatagGGAAAATGACCCCACCCGCCTAAATGGCCTGATGCAAAGCTCTGACGAGAGCTAGGTGTTATTACCTATCTCCAGTGCAAACAGAAATGCCCACACATCTTTAAATATGCTCACACGCCCATACATGAACATGCACAAGTAATCCACATAAGCACGTTTCAACACACATTCGCACACGCCCACTCCCCCCCACAATCACAGACCCATTTTCATACACATTTATATGCACATTCAAACTGCCCACATGTGAATATCCACATGCAAGTACCCACATGGACACACATGTgcacaacacacacagacacacacagatgcacactcCCACATgcaagtgaacacacacacacacactctaataCACATTAAATACAGAAACATGTGCAAGCATATGCTCCCCCCCCAAGCACACACATTTAAATATACTCACAGGCACGcatataaatacatacacatatttaaacacacacagagtcacAAAAACATGCATCAAATATACACGAGCATACATATAGACATACAAAGAGGCACACAAATGTATCACACACACATGTATGCCCCACACATACGTGTATAGTTAAACTCATGCAGAGACACATGTGTGAACATATATTTATACCACACAGAGGCACACacatacatgtgcacacacagagatacacacacacacctacacacacaaGCATGCTAACATGTGGAGGCACATAAACACAAACATACACCACATATACATGCTCACAGATATATCTCAACACACACAGCGGCACACATCTcatacacacatgtgcacacacacacaaacatatcaATACATGCAGTGGCACACTCAAACACACAtcacacatacatacatgcatACATTTAAGTACACAGAGGCACATACATGACACCATGTGTTCATACACATGATCCACATATATGAGTGCACACCCACACATATAGCCATGCAGAGGAGCACACACACATGTAATACATACATGTTCACAGACATGTTTAAATACCCAGGGGCACACACATATGGCACATACATGTGTGCACACGTGATCATAGCAAAACATGCATATACACAGAGAGTTAAACAGAGGCACACTTATCACACATGTGCgggcacgcgcacacacacacacacacacacacacacatatattcgcTTCACTGCCGACAGACCCCAGCTCCCTTCCCAAACCTACGAGGTGGCTCTGGTGCAAAGCAGCCAGTCTTTCCAGAGGAGCACCCTGCCACGGCGCAACCAGCCACTGCCTCCAGGACGAGTCTGGACTCAACCCAGCAGCAATATGCAGTCCCAGGTGACCAAGCCCGCACTGCCCTCCTCCTGCAGACCTGGCCTGGCTATCTCCCGCTCGCCCGCACCGACCTGGGTTCAGCGAGTCAGATCCTGCCCCACCGCTTCCACAAGTAGCACTCACCCCACGCCCTGCTTGGCACCCAGGCAGCTTGGATCCAGCCCGGCTTAGCTCCCCTGTCTCGCCCGCCGCGCTCCCCGGGCCGCCTGCTTTTAACCACCAGCCAGCCCGTGGCCCCAGGCAATGGTGAGCATTCGCTCCCTTGGAGACGCCTCCTTAATTTAGCCCCCTCCTTGCAATAAAGCAAAAATGTCCCTATGTGAGTCATTTTTATTGGGGCGGAGGCCCAGAGAAACTGACATGCAAGCAGGCCATTGGGGATATAGGTCACTAATGGAGCAAAGCTCACTGGGGTCCCTAGGCTGGACAGTTTAAGCTCAAACAACCATCAGGTTCAGACAAGCGGAAAGACGCTCTGGTTGCAACACATGGTGCCTCAAGACTGGCCCCTCCCCAGAATCACTCGCCTCTGTGTGCTGTGGAATTCCTAGATTCCCAGGGCAGAAGGGCCCACTGCGATCGTCCAGTCTGACCTGTATCGCGCAGTCCGGAGAACCGCCCCAGAATAGTTCTTAGAGCAGaactgttagaaaaacatcccgtcTTGATTTTAGACTTGTCTCCGaggaagaatccaccacaatcccttGGTGAAttgtcccagtggttaattactctcactgtcaaaactgtctgccttatttccagtctggatttgtctaacttcagcttccagccggGGGGTTGgattagaccttcctctgctggaTCGAAGAGCCTGTTATTAGGGATTTGTTCCCCGGGTAGATACTTATAGATGGGGCCCCAGTgatccctcagccttctttgtgTTAAACTGAacaaattgagctccttgagtctattactATAAGGCCGGTTTTCTGATCCATTCATCGTTCTCCTGGCTTTTTTCCAAACCGTCTCCAattgatcaacatccttcttgaattggaACTGGAGGCAGGATTCCAGCCATTGTTGCACCACGGCCAAACACAGAGGTCAAACtaacctctctgctcccatttgagagtcccctgtttatgtctcccaagattgcattagcttttGTGGACAcaatgtcacactgggagctcgtgttcagctgattctccatcacaaccctccccccccaatctttttcagagtcactgcttcccagcatAGAGTCCCCCATCCCGGATGTATGGCTGAAGTTCTTTGTTCTCAGATGGATACATGGATCCATGTGTGGGCCCCAGATCCAGATCACTCCGAGTCAGTGTCCTGTCCTCTTCCGTATTTACCACATCGTTATTTACCACTGCCACTAAGATGCATTAGCTGAAGGGCCCATCTACACTCCAGTTGCAAACAAAGAGAGGCCGCTTCATTTCAAGACATTAAAAGGCTAcggggtgcagtgggggagttTTTAGTTTGTGATGGTGCGTGTTGTGTtaggccctacaataacacagaaGTACTTGGAATGTTTGACAGACCGAGGGCCAAACGAGATGAGATTGGGTTAAACTAGGCTATTGAGTCATGACAAGTGAAAGCAAACAGAAATTAAATTCACTCTCAGTATACTCAAAGGACAAAGGGTGGCGtagattttaaaagttattaggggtattatggtagcatctaaGAGTTACAGCCAAAATATgagctccattgtgccaggcgctgcacagactcTGACCAAGATCAGGGATCCTATTGTGCCAGacactgcacagaccccgaccaggtacccagagccggctccaggccccagcgtgccaagcacatgcttggcgcagcatgccatggggagcgctctgctggttgccgagAGAGcggcaggaggctctggtggacctcccgcaggagtgcctgtggagggtccgctggtcccacggctcctgtGGAGCAtcctcaggcacgcctgcgggaggtccaccggagccgctggaccagcgagcggcagagcgctccccgtggactgccgccgtgcttggggcagcgaaatggctagagccagccctgcaggtaCCAGCCTCAACAGGGCTGAGGTGCAGAATGATTCTGTTGTTATGGGCACCCGGTGGCGCTCTTACATATGCTCTTACAAGCTCTTCCCCTTAATGCATAGGCAGTGGCCGGCCTTTGAAGAAGTGCCTGTTGTTGATTTTGTGCTGTAGTTTTCTTTGTAGCAGAGCTGTTGCAAGCAGCAAGGAAATTGGCTCCTTCCTTAATTACTCTAATGAGGGCCACTTGCTCCCTGGTTGTTGGTGCTTGAGCTGAGTATACCCGCTGTGGCCATTTGCGACCACCTGTGCTCTAGGACTAGTAGCTACAGTATAAATCAACAAGTTGCACAAACAGCCACCCTCTGCTCAGAAGGGGAATTGTTGCGTGAAACCACTGGAGATATTTCCAGCAACAGGCCAGGGGTAATCTACACAGGGAGCAAatttttaataatgggctctgcaATCTAGCGGAGAAAAGTCTAGCGCAATCCAACAGctgcaagttgaagctagacaaattcagactggaaatcaaaTGAACTTTTTAACGGAGAAGACAATTGACAAGGGTTATGGAGGGGGTGTGCTCTCCATCACCGGCAATGTTTACATCA
Encoded proteins:
- the LOC115640549 gene encoding trypsin-like, with amino-acid sequence MKLLGLVLLLVTGAMAQDNPRMLRGFQCQEHTHPWIVALFDGVRFRCTGTLIDRQWVVTAARCNTGRTLNVRLGEHNLWHLDWSEQLIISSRLIPHPLYNRSTSQNNIMLVKLLAPAILNRDVKPLPLPRNCPRPDSTCVLSGWGSSVFQKAHKSPDQPLCTRQLLHSDVLLCGNITVLADAQCQHSHPNRITPNMICAGVVHGGTDSCQGDPGSPLVCQRELQGIASWGFEGCSRPNQTGVFVKVCNYLTWLQDTMRSG